One Misgurnus anguillicaudatus chromosome 20, ASM2758022v2, whole genome shotgun sequence DNA segment encodes these proteins:
- the LOC129454918 gene encoding uncharacterized protein isoform X3, with the protein MTGTVLLFLFGIRTVCSYMYQFPGFIEVPIGGDIFLNCNTMGASLCDRISWYKVSRTGQMKNVTAVLDPNAKPSSITTYISDINALSDETEEPLVISLQCVVMGVGTSQARVFWMIEEKERTGWTESNWANGSDSFTPFIRAHASVSAEEWTIASEIKCVVEFNGMIISKSLQIYDSTSICSLLMYVGSAVAFLIIAVTVIIVFKRNLERTLWSLICARKR; encoded by the exons ATGACAGGGACAGTGCTACTTTTCTTATTTGGTATAAGAA ctgTATGCAGCTATATGTATCAGTTTCCCGGATTTATCGAGGTTCCAATCGGTGGAGATATTTTTCTCAATTGTAACACAATGGGTGCGTCTTTATGTGACAGGATTTCTTGGTACAAAGTATCCAGAACGGGGCAGATGAAAAACGTAACAGCTGTGTTGG ATCCCAATGCAAAGCCCTCCAGTATAACAACCTACATCTCAGACATCAATGCTCTTTCAGATGAGACAGAAGAGCCTTTGGTCATTTCCTTGCAGTGTGTGGTGATGGGTGTAGGTACCTCTCAGGCTCGCGTGTTCTGGATGATAGAAGAGAAAGAGCGCACTGGATGGACGGAGTCAAATTGGGCAAACGGCAGTGATTCATTCACACCGTTCATCCGAGCTCATGCTTCTGTATCAGCTGAGGAATGGACAATTGCCTCTGAAATTAAGTGTGTTGTCGAATTTAATGGAATGATAATCTCTAAAAGTCTTCAAATATATG ACTCAACTTCAATCTGTTCACTATTGATGTATGTGGGCTCCGCGGTGGCATTTCTTATCATTGCTGTAACTGTGATCATCGTATTTAAGAG AAATTTGGAACGAACATTGTGGAGCCTAATTTGTGCAAGAAAAAGATGA
- the LOC129454918 gene encoding uncharacterized protein isoform X1, translated as MTGTVLLFLFGIRTVCSYMYQFPGFIEVPIGGDIFLNCNTMGASLCDRISWYKVSRTGQMKNVTAVLGNKSPTDCTLTIPNATPKDSGTYYCSGSYSVLSYIGNGSIVITIDPNAKPSSITTYISDINALSDETEEPLVISLQCVVMGVGTSQARVFWMIEEKERTGWTESNWANGSDSFTPFIRAHASVSAEEWTIASEIKCVVEFNGMIISKSLQIYDSTSICSLLMYVGSAVAFLIIAVTVIIVFKRNLERTLWSLICARKR; from the exons ATGACAGGGACAGTGCTACTTTTCTTATTTGGTATAAGAA ctgTATGCAGCTATATGTATCAGTTTCCCGGATTTATCGAGGTTCCAATCGGTGGAGATATTTTTCTCAATTGTAACACAATGGGTGCGTCTTTATGTGACAGGATTTCTTGGTACAAAGTATCCAGAACGGGGCAGATGAAAAACGTAACAGCTGTGTTGGGTAATAAAAGTCCCACTGATTGCACCCTCACAATCCCTAATGCAACTCCAAAAGACTCCGGCACATACTATTGCTCTGGATCATATAGTGTTTTGTCTTACATTGGCAACGGATCTATCGTCATTACCATAG ATCCCAATGCAAAGCCCTCCAGTATAACAACCTACATCTCAGACATCAATGCTCTTTCAGATGAGACAGAAGAGCCTTTGGTCATTTCCTTGCAGTGTGTGGTGATGGGTGTAGGTACCTCTCAGGCTCGCGTGTTCTGGATGATAGAAGAGAAAGAGCGCACTGGATGGACGGAGTCAAATTGGGCAAACGGCAGTGATTCATTCACACCGTTCATCCGAGCTCATGCTTCTGTATCAGCTGAGGAATGGACAATTGCCTCTGAAATTAAGTGTGTTGTCGAATTTAATGGAATGATAATCTCTAAAAGTCTTCAAATATATG ACTCAACTTCAATCTGTTCACTATTGATGTATGTGGGCTCCGCGGTGGCATTTCTTATCATTGCTGTAACTGTGATCATCGTATTTAAGAG AAATTTGGAACGAACATTGTGGAGCCTAATTTGTGCAAGAAAAAGATGA
- the LOC129454918 gene encoding uncharacterized protein isoform X2 has protein sequence MYQFPGFIEVPIGGDIFLNCNTMGASLCDRISWYKVSRTGQMKNVTAVLGNKSPTDCTLTIPNATPKDSGTYYCSGSYSVLSYIGNGSIVITIDPNAKPSSITTYISDINALSDETEEPLVISLQCVVMGVGTSQARVFWMIEEKERTGWTESNWANGSDSFTPFIRAHASVSAEEWTIASEIKCVVEFNGMIISKSLQIYDSTSICSLLMYVGSAVAFLIIAVTVIIVFKRNLERTLWSLICARKR, from the exons ATGTATCAGTTTCCCGGATTTATCGAGGTTCCAATCGGTGGAGATATTTTTCTCAATTGTAACACAATGGGTGCGTCTTTATGTGACAGGATTTCTTGGTACAAAGTATCCAGAACGGGGCAGATGAAAAACGTAACAGCTGTGTTGGGTAATAAAAGTCCCACTGATTGCACCCTCACAATCCCTAATGCAACTCCAAAAGACTCCGGCACATACTATTGCTCTGGATCATATAGTGTTTTGTCTTACATTGGCAACGGATCTATCGTCATTACCATAG ATCCCAATGCAAAGCCCTCCAGTATAACAACCTACATCTCAGACATCAATGCTCTTTCAGATGAGACAGAAGAGCCTTTGGTCATTTCCTTGCAGTGTGTGGTGATGGGTGTAGGTACCTCTCAGGCTCGCGTGTTCTGGATGATAGAAGAGAAAGAGCGCACTGGATGGACGGAGTCAAATTGGGCAAACGGCAGTGATTCATTCACACCGTTCATCCGAGCTCATGCTTCTGTATCAGCTGAGGAATGGACAATTGCCTCTGAAATTAAGTGTGTTGTCGAATTTAATGGAATGATAATCTCTAAAAGTCTTCAAATATATG ACTCAACTTCAATCTGTTCACTATTGATGTATGTGGGCTCCGCGGTGGCATTTCTTATCATTGCTGTAACTGTGATCATCGTATTTAAGAG AAATTTGGAACGAACATTGTGGAGCCTAATTTGTGCAAGAAAAAGATGA
- the LOC141351442 gene encoding immunoglobulin lambda-1 light chain-like: MCIWMCSSLLLCFCISATHANILTQSPELIHVSVSNTVELKCTYENIVPFCHSTSWYKINPRTNKLVPMTYSPSDTSKQGDKTCILTIKNLTLKDSGMYYCSGQHSSLTFIGNGSKVIVTDQSEPKLSILYSPNEMDTSEVSLQCLVSGVVPSQVRVFWIIGDKERAGWIESAWTDDTDSAKEFTRAHISLTVGEWNSGDEINCTAEYDGKNISKTLIKWEHPGSKQMCSLLLFGGCGAAALSLVVTILISVSLYREMHVSKTSRGLKRKDAHYKSSSYDKKSTLREESSSVVGVGVDHQLMEKC, from the exons ATGTGTATCTGGATGTGCTCTTCGCTGCTTTTATGTTTTTGCATTTCTGCTACACATG CGAACATCTTGACTCAATCTCCAGAACTCATACACGTGTCAGTCAGTAATACAGTTGAATTAAAGTGTACATATGAAAACATAGTTCCCTTCTGTCATTCCACCTCTTGGTATAAGATAAATCCAAGAACAAATAAACTCGTGCCGATGACGTATAGCCCGTCTGACACCAGTAAGCAAGGTGATAAAACTTGCATTTTAACAATCAAAAACTTGACCCTAAAGGATTCAGGCATGTATTATTGCAGTGGCCAGCATAGTTCACTAACTTTTATTGGCAATGGAAGCAAGGTGATCGTTACAG aTCAATCTGAACCAAAACTATCCATCCTCTACTCACCCAATGAGATGGATACATCAGAGGTCTCACTGCAGTGCCTTGTGAGTGGAGTTGTCCCGTCTCAGGTCCGCGTGTTCTGGATAATCGGTGATAAAGAGCGCGCTGGATGGATCGAGTCAGCCTGGACAGACGACACAGATTCAGCCAAAGAGTTCACTCGTGCTCATATTTCCCTAACTGTAGGGGAGTGGAACAGCGGCGATGAAATTAACTGCACTGCTGAATATGACGGCAAAAACATCTcgaaaacactgataaaatggG AACATCCAGGATCCAAACAAATGTGCTCGTTGCTTCTGTTCGGCGGCTGCGGAGCTGCAGCCCTCAGCTTGGTTGTAACCATTTTGATCTCCGTGTCTTTATACCGAG AAATGCATGTGTCCAAAACATCCAGAGG GTTAAAACGAAAAGATGCGCATTACAAAAGTTCTAGCTATG ATAAAAAGAGCACACTGAGAGAAGAAAGTTCATCTGTAGTG GGTGTCGGCGTAGACCATCAGCTGATGGAAAAgtgttga